The following coding sequences are from one Triticum dicoccoides isolate Atlit2015 ecotype Zavitan chromosome 4A, WEW_v2.0, whole genome shotgun sequence window:
- the LOC119287362 gene encoding uncharacterized protein LOC119287362: MRPHHSSVSHKQNCRSIPSSMSSTSTSISVLSQGSGVAASAAADMTDLESITHMLQWVVPFASPPAVEQLGRALWGLGSLTLVLALTTVLHQPAAGPVFAHYKAAYYTVLAFVLFVAVPVELGIAFCLPRCSHGRRIHHFARVLVPCAYLLLLVVISVGGFVPFKL; the protein is encoded by the coding sequence ATGCGTCCACACCACAGCTCAGTATCCCACAAACAAAACTGTAGATCGATTCCATCCTCCATGAGTTCAACTTCAACTTCAATCTCGGTCTTATCCCAAGGCAGCggcgtcgccgcctccgccgccgccgacatgACCGACCTAGAGAGCATAACCCACATGCTGCAGTGGGTGGTGCCGTTCGCCTCGCCGCCGGCGGTAGAGCAGCTGGGGCGCGCGCTGTGGGGGCTGGGCTCCCTCACCCTTGTGCTGGCCCTCACCACCGTGCTCCACCAGCCGGCCGCCGGACCTGTCTTCGCCCACTACAAGGCCGCATACTATACCGTCCTTGCCTTCGTCCTCTTCGTCGCCGTGCCGGTGGAGCTGGGGATCGCCTTCTGCCTGCCCCGCTGCAGCCACGGGCGCCGGATCCATCATTTTGCCAGGGTTCTCGTCCCCTGCGCTTACCTgctgctcctcgtcgtcatctccgTCGGTGGATTCGTCCCCTTTAAGCTCTGA